In Bacteroidota bacterium, the DNA window AATTTTACAAATTAGTTTTTAAAAAGCTATGAACAAAAAAACTACAACAATAATATTTTTAATCTTAAGTTTGTTTTTTAATTCTGCATTCGGTCAGCTTCATATTAAAACAGAAATAGATTCAGCTAATATCACAATTGGAGACTGGATTAATTACACTTTGACAATTGATCATTCAAAAAACATTGAGATTTTATGGCCTTCACTAATTGATTCACTTGGCTCATTTGAATTAGTTGAATTATCAGAAATTGATTCATCAAAAAAAGATGATAAAAGAACAAAAGAACAAAATATTACAATTACAAATTTTGATTCCGGACAACAAGTTATTCCGTCAATAATTATCCGTTTTAGAAACTATGGAGATACGATTTTTCAAATAGCAAAAACCGATACCTATATCATTAATGTTTCAACAATTGCAGTTGACACCTCAAAGTCAATAAAATCAATAAAAGCACCATTAAAAGTTCCTATTGCTTTTCGTGAACTCCTACCCTATTTAATTGGATTAATCGCATTGCTAATTATTGCTTTAACAATTTATTATTTTGACAGGAGAAGAAAAAACAAAACATTTTTGGGAATAAAACTAAAGCCTGAAATACCTCCGCATTTAATTGCAATAAGGAAGCTCAGAGAGCTTGAAGACAAAAAAGTTTGGCAAAAAGGTAATCACAAAAATTATCATTTTGAATTGTCCTTTATCATTAAAGAATACATGGAAAATATTTATAATTTTAATGCAACTGATTTAACAACACCCGAAATATTGAATTATCTATCAAAAGAAATTAAAGAAGGAGAGCTTTATAAAGAAGTAAAAGGATTTCTTGAATTATCCGATTTTGTGAAGTTTGCAAAAGTAATTCCTTTGCCTGATGAAAATGAAAAATGCTTAAAAGTTTCTTATAAATTTGTAAATGAAACTAAGCCTATTGAAGAAGAAGGTGAGAGATGAGAGATGAGGAATGAGAGATGAGAAATGAGAGGTGAGAGATGAGGAATGAGAGGTGAGAGATGAGAGGTGAGTTTATAGAAATAAAAAATAATTAATTTGGAATGCAAATACTAAACTCGCAATACATAACAGAGTAAGAACATTTTTTCAATATTTACAATCTATTTATTAATAATTTCATAATTTTGAAATATGCATATTTTTCGTATCCCTAAGTTTGTTTATGGAATTTACAAAAATTTTATCTGGGAAATTCCTTCAGATGAAAAGGTTTTATATCTCACTTTTGACGATGGACCAACAGAAACAGCAACAAAATGGATACTTGAAATTCTTGAAAAATATAATGCGGAAGCCACTTTTTTTTGTGTTGGTCAAAATGCAAAGAATAATCCTAAGCTTTTAAAAAGCATAACTGATGCAGGACATTCAGTTGGCAACCACACTTATAATCATTTGAATAATCGAGAAACAGATACTGACAAATATTTTGAGAATGTTGAAAAATGTGCAGAAATTATAAATTCCAAATTGTTCAGACCACCTTATGGAAGAATTTCTTCAAAACAAGCCACAAAATTACTTGATAATAAATACAAAATTATTATGTATTCTGTCCTGACAAACGATTTTGACACTGACCTTTTTCCAAATTTTATTTTGCAAAAAAGTATTAAACAAACAAAAACGGGAAGCATTGTTGTTTTCCACGATAGTATTAAAGCATTTGAAAACCTAAAATTTGTACTACCAAAATATCTTGAATACTTTTTTGAGCAAGG includes these proteins:
- a CDS encoding polysaccharide deacetylase family protein, whose product is MHIFRIPKFVYGIYKNFIWEIPSDEKVLYLTFDDGPTETATKWILEILEKYNAEATFFCVGQNAKNNPKLLKSITDAGHSVGNHTYNHLNNRETDTDKYFENVEKCAEIINSKLFRPPYGRISSKQATKLLDNKYKIIMYSVLTNDFDTDLFPNFILQKSIKQTKTGSIVVFHDSIKAFENLKFVLPKYLEYFFEQGYSFKKIVDKDKISNPPTEKNPLSFSANE